From the genome of Trypanosoma brucei brucei TREU927 chromosome 11 chr11_scaffold01 genomic scaffold, whole genome shotgun sequence:
ACGGGTCAGTACAGCACTGTAATGTTGGCTTCCCTCCATCTGATCTTGTGGGTCCTCATCAGGTATTTGAAAGAGTCGAGCTTGTCGTGCTCATTAAAGGTCGTCATGGGTAGAAAGAAGTGATGGACGCAGCACACTAAGCAAAACGCCAACGAGCTGGAGAGGCCATCAACACGCTCTCTCGGTCTTCCTACGTACACACTAAATAACACAGGACAGCCAGTAGAAAAGCAACGGGCACTTAACCGTGAGTCTTTGGAGTTAACGCCTGGTAGTCGGTTAACCTCCATTACTAAGCACCCGTCAATATGCACATTTAGCACCTGAAACCTCACGCAGCGCATCTACGGACGAAAAATCGCCCCCCAAAAGCAGCTCCTCCACCTGCTCCATTCTCCCAGGAAGAAAAGGTACTTCCACTGCCTCACACACTTGCTGCACTGTACGCCCTGACTGTGGTGGGTACAACAGAACGACATGGCCCTCCTTCCCCATCCGCCCGGTGCGTCCCGCACAGTGAACAAATACAGAAGCTGGTGGGCATTCACCAAAGAGGATAACGTGTGTAACTTCATTTATGTGTATCCCACGACTAAGACTGTGGCTACTCACACCAACCAGTAGTAACCCTGTGTTCAACTTTTCGATAGAGCTGTTGTCCTTCACATAAACGTCCCCTTTACTTCTGCAAATGCGTTTtggttttcccttttccggGTCGAGTAACGTCTCTAATGGTGCTGCGATCTCCCGTTTGCCATTCCACCGTAACCACTTTTGTACCTCTGGGCTAGTGCTCTTCAGAGTATTTAATTGGTTAGTGACACTCCCCACCTCTTCCTGGGTTGTAAAAAGAAGTACACGCGGATTCGCCTCCTGTTTACATATTAACCGTAATATGAGTTCAAGAGAACGAGGGAGCGGATATGAGCGAGACTCcgaataaaagtaaaagctGATTGTTTGAGGAATAGTGTGCTCTACGAAGCTGGTAGTAAGCCTAACTGCTTTGTCATTTCGCATCCACATATTAAGAGCCTGCGCCGTACGACCATCTATAGTCGCACTGGCTGCAACAATCTGAGCGGGAACCTCTTCACGACGGCTACGAAACAAGCGATCAACCAAGTTAATCCCACTGATGTGTTGCCGACCAAATCGGATGTTTCCAAATAAAACAATGTCGGCTTCATCCAAAATAACGCAGTCCACCTTTCGCCGCAGTTTCTCCCCAAGCAAGGTTGGACTGAAACGTAGCACATCGGCAACTCGCTGCGGGGTTCCCACCAACACATGAGGTTGAATGTTATGTAGCTTGGCCAACTGCACTTCAAGCGTTATACTCTCGATAGCAACTTGAACAACCTGTTGAGTGGAGCCACAAAAATGGCGCAACCACTTGTCATATTGAAGAGCCAATTCCTGAGTTGGGACAATAATGACAGTGTGAAGACGATAATTGATATTTTCACGAATTATTCGATTGGCACAGGCAAGTGCGATACCAAAACTCTTTCCCGTCCCGGTTTCCGCGTGAGCGATGACATGTTTACCCTTCAGTAAGAGAGGAATGAGAGCTCCTTGTAACTCTGTGAGACGCCCGATCCCCAGCTTCTTCAGCGCCACAACGAGTGAAATACATAATCCGGCCCCACGCGGAGCCGTTTGCGAAAAGAACAAGGGATGCGCCTCGTTGTTATTAGCTATGTTCGCCGTCGTTGGACTTAACATTTGCGCAGAACCAAGTCGAAGTTGCACTGTCCTATGCCTCTGGGAGGCACCTGAATCCCGCGTCGCATCACGCGCGTAGAAAAACTTCTGGGATGGTGGAAGGTTAGCCGCATGCGCCTCACCACCCTGTCTCATATAGTCATCGAGAAGTGAACCAGCCGAACCGCCATACGCCGCCCGGGAACCCTTCAAATACTTCAGATATCGCACCCCAAAGGTTTTCATTAACGTTAGGCGGGTAAGCGAGGACGACACCTAAATGCatatagcaaaaaaaaatactaaaaTCAAAGCAGACACTGAATATAAGGTAAGCTGtgatggggggggggagtccAAGACTCCTTAAAAGTTACCGCATCCAACAGCATACGGTATTCAACACAAGCTAATTAATTGAAATGCTAAGCTCGAATTCAGCATGGAAATAAGTTAATCAA
Proteins encoded in this window:
- a CDS encoding ATP-dependent DEAD/H RNA helicase, putative gives rise to the protein MKTFGVRYLKYLKGSRAAYGGSAGSLLDDYMRQGGEAHAANLPPSQKFFYARDATRDSGASQRHRTVQLRLGSAQMLSPTTANIANNNEAHPLFFSQTAPRGAGLCISLVVALKKLGIGRLTELQGALIPLLLKGKHVIAHAETGTGKSFGIALACANRIIRENINYRLHTVIIVPTQELALQYDKWLRHFCGSTQQVVQVAIESITLEVQLAKLHNIQPHVLVGTPQRVADVLRFSPTLLGEKLRRKVDCVILDEADIVLFGNIRFGRQHISGINLVDRLFRSRREEVPAQIVAASATIDGRTAQALNMWMRNDKAVRLTTSFVEHTIPQTISFYFYSESRSYPLPRSLELILRLICKQEANPRVLLFTTQEEVGSVTNQLNTLKSTSPEVQKWLRWNGKREIAAPLETLLDPEKGKPKRICRSKGDVYVKDNSSIEKLNTGLLLVGVSSHSLSRGIHINEVTHVILFGECPPASVFVHCAGRTGRMGKEGHVVLLYPPQSGRTVQQVCEAVEVPFLPGRMEQVEELLLGGDFSSVDALREVSGAKCAY